A stretch of DNA from Acanthopagrus latus isolate v.2019 chromosome 7, fAcaLat1.1, whole genome shotgun sequence:
CAGACTCAAGACACAGCTGTCAATGGAAGTGTCTTATTTTCCTAAAAACGATCATCTGAATacttataaaaacataaatctacACATAGAGGCTTTCAAGACGTATCCTGTAAATAAAGATCCTATGTGATAATCAAACTGCCagtctgactctctgactcaGCAGCTTTACTCTTGCACAGTTGCCAACTCTTTAGACAGCACGTCATGGAATCAACGGAGACTGCTGTGCTGCTATGTGCTGTGCTCCAGATGTGGCGGTGTCTGCACCACGTAGCACAAGGTGCAATTCAAAGGAGCTGAGCAGTGAATGACCACGGTCATCCTCGACCGGGGACGACCGGGGCTGCTGGCACCCACACGGGGTCTTTTTACAGTGTTGTCTGGCCCACCTGTGATGATGTCCTCAATAGTGCCGTCCTTCCCCTCGTACACGGGCCGGTGGTCTTTGGCTTGTCGCTTGCGCAGCTCTGCGATCAGCTCCTGTTGCTGATGCCTCTTCTTCTGGGCCTGGACCTGCACCAGCACAGAGGAGGATATTTGTACTGCTCGCTGTGCTTCTTGGCACACCACAGAGCTTTATTTAGCACTGAGTAAACATCTGACGGCTTTCATTCAGCTCAGTTGCATGCACTCTGACTGTACCTTGGGGTCATGCTGTTTAGCCTCCTCAGCAAGCAACTTCTCTCTCATTGCCTGCTcctgcttcttcctctgttcGTTGTCTTCCACTGCATCCTGTTGGTAAATAGAAACAAGGTGACCAGTCTGGGACACGAAATCAAAGTCTGTGCTCTTGTGTGGCCCGTTGAGGGCAGAGGAAACAGGTGCACATTTAATAAACGTAACCACTCATTAGACATTTTTTGCCTTCCCTTTTTAACCTTTCAGACTGTTTCTTTACAAATACACTTGTGATAGTTTGACGTCTTGGGAATGACACATATTTGCTCTCTTGCTGGGAGTTAGATGAGAATAACGCCAACACTTCTACGCCAAACACGAAGCTACATCCACCTGCCAAttagcttatcttagcttaaaaataatgttgtaaacAGGGGTAAACAGCTCGCCTGACTCATTCCAAAGTTCTAAGAAGTTTGCCTAGCAGGACTATAACACTCATTAGTGTAATCTTTGGACAGAGCTAGGCTAACTGTTTCCTTGCTGTTTCAAGTCTTATTgttaaactaagctaagctaattggcAGATGACTGTGGCTTCATATTCTGCGTATCAATATGAAATGGTAGTGATCCTCTCATGCAACTTTCAGCGAGGAAGAGATGTCGAACCAtggttttaaaggtgcaacatgtcaGAGCTGTATTGGAGATTTTATGCAGAGATATCgacttaagttagcatgctaacttcccggtccaaagctcctgtgctagtaGTGTAACCATCAACACTCCCCTTGTGCTCCAGTCTAAACCACTAGATGAACGGCTAaacaagctaactagctaacgacAGGTACAATTAGCAGTGACTGGTGCCTTATTTGTTTcattgtcttttctctttttggtgTTGGTAAGAAGTTTAGAAGGTTTAGTATGGTAACCTTTTCTTTTGGGCTGGTTTATTTGGTATTTTAGCAGTTTAGTGGTTTTATTTCTACCGGGATGGTTGGTTTGTTATTTTGGCTCTCACTTTGGTTAAATTCAAGCTTTTATATACCTGGCaatgaaatgtctaaaaactgATATTCTACACCAGGTTTTACGTTACTCTCCACTCCTCCAAATTTGAATTGTAACAAGGGCATTTCCCAAATGTGGAACTATCCCTTTAGGTCTCACAGTCACACTGAGACAGAGATACAAAATGCACAGAAATCCCTGTGTTGCACATTTCCTTAAGCAGATCCCATAAATCTAGACTGAGAACAATCCCAGGAAGTGTGCTGTGTGGTGGGGCAGGGCGAGGCTGTCCGGGGGtacagaagaggagggaaggaggggggaggcgaGGGGTAAGGAAGAACCAGTCTAAacaccacagctgcagctccagagtCAGACCCAGCTGGCCTTTCCTGTTATTTGGCCTCGGACTATACGCCACGTCCTGTGGCACAGAGGCGGCCAAAGCTCtgccctgctctgctctcaccGACACTCTCAATATCCAAGTCTGAAACAAGGGAAACTTCCAGGAGAGAAAGCTGCACCCCGTCAGCAAACAAGTGAGGAAAGATACATAAGCAGCATCTGCTTGGTGTCCTCACCTTGTAGGCTTTGATGAAACGCACAAACACGGGGAAGAAAACCGAGGGCGGAGTCGTCTTGGCACTCTCTCCGAAGTAGTTCACCACATTGTTGAAGGCTTCCTAGAATTTAGAAGGAGTGGAAGCGATGTGTGTAAACACTGTCGAGTTCAGAGTCATGATTGGCTGTGTGTTAGAGGTCAGTTAGCTCCATCTGGGACACAAGTTCGCTTCATGTGTATTTTTCCCTTTGAGGTTTACAAGGTGGGGAAAGTGTTGAGATACCTCTGCTGTCTTGGCGTCCTTCTGCAGCCTTTCCAGCTGTGCATCGCTGGACTGGAGGAAGCCTTTCAGGACTGAGTGGTCGTGGAGGCTGCACTCTCTCCTGATCAGGTCCATGCCTTTCCCCAGCTCTCGAACGTCGAGCAGCACATTTTCCAGAGACACTGTTATACGAGATTAACaagaaaaaggtttttgtttaccaatcagagcagagttttATACAGTTATCTATATAATGCTGTGTCTGatctcacctgctgcagctttatCCACAAAGTGCAGTTCATTGTAGAAGTTGGCCAGTTCGGGGTACTTCTCTTTCACAATGAGAGCTATGTAGTGGAGCAAAGTCATCTTCCTGTCTGTAGACTTTGTGTCCAGCAGCTGTGTAACAATAGGAGTGAATAGTAATGTCAGCAAAAGCGCTTGATGGGGATAAACTGAGCACTTGAGATTTGTCTTCGACACTCACCAGATCAAGACTTTGTAATTTGAAGCCATAAACGCATCCTCGCTTACTGCTGTTCATGTAGTTACCCAAAGCTAAGATGATCTACAAGTAAAGCAGAGgaataaatcaatgaatatgCATGAATTATTTGAATGCTGctgatataaaaacaaacatctcctTCTCACCTCGAGCATTCTTTTCAGCTTTGGTGCAGACTTCACTGAGCCAGAGGCAGCGATGATAGCATTGAGCTGTGGCGTGAGCATGCTGATATTGTCAGCAAAGTTGCCGACAAATGTGATGATGTTCATTCTCTGCGTGAGCCTCTCGATCTTGCTGAATAACAACATGAAGCGATCCTCCTCAGCGAGCTGGTCCAGCGGACGCCGCTCACGCTCGTACTGACGCAACACCTTCACCTCCGCCTCCGTGGGGAGGAACCGCATCAGGCACTCCACAAAGTCCACAGGTAAGGCCTTGAGGTCAAATCTGATCAAACACAACATACATTAGTAACTTGGTGTATCTTGTCTTTGGATCAAAAAGCATTGCAAGTCCAGAAAAGGTGTGTACTTCTCTATTGCTTTGCAGATCTCTTCTGTGGTCTTGTTGGCCTTCCGCAGAGTGATGGCTAAGTTCTTGGAGCGATTGGCGTCGAGGAGGGTGACTTTGTTTACCGCCTTCGCGGCTACTTTGTTCTTTGTGCAGGAGAGATCCACAATCGGACCCTGGGCTCTGGTCTTAAACAGCTCCTCAAACCTCTCCAGATCCAGCTCCTGCACACAGGTGACAATTTACTGATTTGTTCTGGACTTAATTTAAAGGCcctaaaaacatattttgttaaTCATCTTGCTCTGAACAATGTGCGTTATGGTCCTTATGAAGTAATCAGGGAGATTGTGTCTATACCTAATCTGTGTATTTCCCCTGCAGTAACTCAGTGCGTGTCCAGAACTTACTGATGTGTCTGTAGtcattcagtttattatttttcttggTCTTGCAGCTTTCAACACCTGCACCCACATCTATCACTCGTGCACTGACTTTCTGCTGATTTCCACTCCATGTTGTTTTGTGGTACTTAATTGGACACTTAAATGTAGTCTAACTTGATCAAATTAAGTTTAACTGTCCTGAAGTCCTTGTCGTGACATGGAAGATAAGCCTTTACATGATCTATTTTCAGCCAGTTTTGGTCATTTCACATGAGACAAAACTGTGTTCGTGACTCACCTCCAGCACACGTTCATCGTCAATCTCGTTGAAGACCGTGCCATTGATCTGATTGGGCTTCAAGGCCGTCCAGTTGAACACAGGCAGGCGGAATTTGGTCTTGATAGGCTTCTTGATTCTGATAGCTGTCGTTGAAattaaacaaagcaaataaaaactgttaatTTTCGCTCAACTATTAAAGCGCACTACAGCAATATGCCATTTTGTCTCAGCGCTCACCTGAGAGGCCCAGACTCAGGAAGACAGACGGAGAAGCATCTGGCAGAGGTGGAgcgggaggaggtggtggtggtggggctgGTACATTCTGACCTGTAATTTatgcacaagaaaaaacacacttcaatttATCCATTTCATGTATTAGTTTTATCCATCCCACATGGCCATTTTGAGCTTGCGTGTTTAATGATCCTTAAATAATTCTCTCCATATTTTATCTAAATCATCATAAGCTTGATTAACTTTGTGTCTGGGCCTGAAAACTGGCAGTACTCTTTCTGCTACAGTCTGCTGCACACTCAAACGCAGAGGAAACAAGCCTTGCGTTTCCTTTTCCTGTCTGGGCTAGAAGAACACTGCTGCGACCCATCACCTGCCCTGGCACGCATGAACAAAGGAGGGGAACTGAAAATAGACTTCCTCTGAGGGTCTGTAGTCAACTTTCACATTTATGTGTCACCAGACAAAATCACTGTGAGTCATGGTCTATCACCTgaggcagaggggagaggaggaggaggtggtggaggtgggggaggaggcggaggagctTCGCTGGCTGGTGGTAAACTGGAGTCTGGTCCTCCTGGTTCGGTTAATCCATCTGACGGACCCAGAGACAGAGGCCCAATTTTACCCAGGGGGATCCCGAGGCTGCCGCTCCCACCACCGCCCACACCCAGCGGTTCGATGGAGATGTCTCCATCAGGCTTCTTGTGCAAACGAATGGTGCCTTGCTGCTCGAGCTCCAGCAGCCGCCTCTCGATGTTGAAGTGCCTCTGGAATGCAGCGTCCTTCTCCTTGATTACCCTCCTCAGGGTGGTGACCTGGGTGTTGGTCGACTCGTAGGTCTCCTGAACGGCCACCAGGGCGCGATAGAGAGCACAAAGCAATGACTTTACATGCCAAAGAAAcatcctgtttcctgctgaCCTAATTTGCTATCACAGCAATTTAGACACATGCATCTGAAAGTGATCTCCGGCAACACACAGCGAGGTGAAGGGAAGCCTTTCTGATGCGACGCAGGCAGAGGAGTATTGCATCACAACGGCGGCCAGCTTACCCGTATCACTTGCAGGTCCTTGTCTTTCTGAAGGAGCAGCTTCTCCAGATCGGCCACTTTCATCATCGTTTCATTCTCAACCTCCAGCAGCTTCTCCGTCACCTGGGATTAAAGacggagacagcagcagagttgagAGGTGGTGAATCCAAGAACTGATCCATATGCCTCCCTCCCATTCCCTCCCTCCCACGCACTGTGCATCATCAATAAGAAATAAGATAtgcccagcagcagcatgatgcAGCAGGGGCATGACACAGCTttcagttttgattttgaaCAAATTACACATGTCGCACAGGAATTCTTGGGGAATCTTCACCCTCAGCCTCCCCCATCATTCCTGACCCCTGAGAGCAGAGTTTGTTATGAAATTCCTCGAGTGATGTCAGGGGCTGCCTACGACCTCTCCATGTGAAGAAGGTCTTTTGCGAAGCAGCGTGGGATATGGAGGCAACTGCCCAGAAAGAACGAGCCAGCACGAGAACAATATTAAGATTGTTTCACGCTCGGAACGTTCCAGCGCTCTCCACCCCGTCATTATTCTGAACCACTTGTGAAATGCAAACACCGAGTAGATTTCTAATCACCACGTAGAACCAGCCGAGTTAAGTACACGGCTG
This window harbors:
- the fmnl3 gene encoding formin-like protein 3 isoform X1, whose amino-acid sequence is MGNIESVDGQSEMKHHIMPLKVPMPDPTELEEKFAIVLNSMNLPPDKARLLRQYDNEKKWDLICDQERFQVKNPPHTYIQKLRGYLDPGVTRKKFRRRVQESTKVLRELEISLRTNHIGWVREFLNDENRGLDVLVEYLSFAQCAVMLDFEGLENGEDGFLDKAKSWSRSIEDLHHTTQPFCNTLVRSARQSVLRYGTVSNSKTIKNSRLVSQKDDVHVCIMCLRAIMNYQYGFNMVMSHAHAVNEIALSLNNKNSRTKALVLELLAAVCLVRGGHEIILSAFDNFKEVCKEKHRFERLMDYFRCEEGNIDYMVACMQFINIVVHSVEDMNFRVHLQFEFTKLGLDDYLEKCKHTESDKLSVQIQAYLDNVFDVGGLLEDAETKNAALEKVDELEEHLSHVTEKLLEVENETMMKVADLEKLLLQKDKDLQVIRETYESTNTQVTTLRRVIKEKDAAFQRHFNIERRLLELEQQGTIRLHKKPDGDISIEPLGVGGGGSGSLGIPLGKIGPLSLGPSDGLTEPGGPDSSLPPASEAPPPPPPPPPPPPPLPSASGQNVPAPPPPPPPAPPLPDASPSVFLSLGLSAIRIKKPIKTKFRLPVFNWTALKPNQINGTVFNEIDDERVLEELDLERFEELFKTRAQGPIVDLSCTKNKVAAKAVNKVTLLDANRSKNLAITLRKANKTTEEICKAIEKFDLKALPVDFVECLMRFLPTEAEVKVLRQYERERRPLDQLAEEDRFMLLFSKIERLTQRMNIITFVGNFADNISMLTPQLNAIIAASGSVKSAPKLKRMLEIILALGNYMNSSKRGCVYGFKLQSLDLLLDTKSTDRKMTLLHYIALIVKEKYPELANFYNELHFVDKAAAVSLENVLLDVRELGKGMDLIRRECSLHDHSVLKGFLQSSDAQLERLQKDAKTAEEAFNNVVNYFGESAKTTPPSVFFPVFVRFIKAYKDAVEDNEQRKKQEQAMREKLLAEEAKQHDPKVQAQKKRHQQQELIAELRKRQAKDHRPVYEGKDGTIEDIITVLKSVPFTARTAKRGSRFFCEANLCDDANC
- the fmnl3 gene encoding formin-like protein 3 isoform X4, producing the protein MGNIESVDGQSEMKHHIMPLKVPMPDPTELEEKFAIVLNSMNLPPDKARLLRQYDNEKKWDLICDQERFQVKNPPHTYIQKLRGYLDPGVTRKKFRRRVQESTKVLRELEISLRTNHIGWVREFLNDENRGLDVLVEYLSFAQCAVIYGTVSNSKTIKNSRLVSQKDDVHVCIMCLRAIMNYQYGFNMVMSHAHAVNEIALSLNNKNSRTKALVLELLAAVCLVRGGHEIILSAFDNFKEVCKEKHRFERLMDYFRCEEGNIDYMVACMQFINIVVHSVEDMNFRVHLQFEFTKLGLDDYLEKCKHTESDKLSVQIQAYLDNVFDVGGLLEDAETKNAALEKVDELEEHLSHVTEKLLEVENETMMKVADLEKLLLQKDKDLQVIRETYESTNTQVTTLRRVIKEKDAAFQRHFNIERRLLELEQQGTIRLHKKPDGDISIEPLGVGGGGSGSLGIPLGKIGPLSLGPSDGLTEPGGPDSSLPPASEAPPPPPPPPPPPPPLPSASGQNVPAPPPPPPPAPPLPDASPSVFLSLGLSAIRIKKPIKTKFRLPVFNWTALKPNQINGTVFNEIDDERVLEELDLERFEELFKTRAQGPIVDLSCTKNKVAAKAVNKVTLLDANRSKNLAITLRKANKTTEEICKAIEKFDLKALPVDFVECLMRFLPTEAEVKVLRQYERERRPLDQLAEEDRFMLLFSKIERLTQRMNIITFVGNFADNISMLTPQLNAIIAASGSVKSAPKLKRMLEIILALGNYMNSSKRGCVYGFKLQSLDLLLDTKSTDRKMTLLHYIALIVKEKYPELANFYNELHFVDKAAAVSLENVLLDVRELGKGMDLIRRECSLHDHSVLKGFLQSSDAQLERLQKDAKTAEEAFNNVVNYFGESAKTTPPSVFFPVFVRFIKAYKDAVEDNEQRKKQEQAMREKLLAEEAKQHDPKVQAQKKRHQQQELIAELRKRQAKDHRPVYEGKDGTIEDIITVLKSVPFTARTAKRGSRFFCEANLCDDANC
- the fmnl3 gene encoding formin-like protein 3 isoform X3, encoding MGNIESVDGQSEMKHHIMPLKVPMPDPTELEEKFAIVLNSMNLPPDKARLLRQYDNEKKWDLICDQERFQVKNPPHTYIQKLRGYLDPGVTRKKFRRRVQESTKVLRELEISLRTNHIGWVREFLNDENRGLDVLVEYLSFAQCAVMLDFEGLENGEDGFLDKAKSWSRSIEDLHHTTQPFCNTLVRSARQSVLRYGTVSNSKTIKNSRLVSQKDDVHVCIMCLRAIMNYQYGFNMVMSHAHAVNEIALSLNNKNSRTKALVLELLAAVCLVRGGHEIILSAFDNFKEVCKEKHRFERLMDYFRCEEGNIDYMVACMQFINIVVHSVEDMNFRVHLQFEFTKLGLDDYLEKCKHTESDKLSVQIQAYLDNVFDVGGLLEDAETKNAALEKVDELEEHLSHVTEKLLEVENETMMKVADLEKLLLQKDKDLQVIRETYESTNTQVTTLRRVIKEKDAAFQRHFNIERRLLELEQQGTIRLHKKPDGDISIEPLGVGGGGSGSLGIPLGKIGPLSLGPSDGLTEPGGPDSSLPPASEAPPPPPPPPPPPPPLPSASGQNVPAPPPPPPPAPPLPDASPSVFLSLGLSAIRIKKPIKTKFRLPVFNWTALKPNQINGTVFNEIDDERVLEELDLERFEELFKTRAQGPIVDLSCTKNKVAAKAVNKVTLLDANRSKNLAITLRKANKTTEEICKAIEKFDLKALPVDFVECLMRFLPTEAEVKVLRQYERERRPLDQLAEEDRFMLLFSKIERLTQRMNIITFVGNFADNISMLTPQLNAIIAASGSVKSAPKLKRMLEIILALGNYMNSSKRGCVYGFKLQSLDLLLDTKSTDRKMTLLHYIALIVKEKYPELANFYNELHFVDKAAAVSLENVLLDVRELGKGMDLIRRECSLHDHSVLKGFLQSSDAQLERLQKDAKTAEEAFNNVVNYFGESAKTTPPSVFFPVFVRFIKAYKDAVEDNEQRKKQEQAMREKLLAEEAKQHDPKVQAQKKRHQQQELIAELRKRQAKDHRPVYEGKDGTIEDIITAEKKIIESISHS
- the fmnl3 gene encoding formin-like protein 3 isoform X2; its protein translation is MGNIESVDGQSEMKHHIMPLKVPMPDPTELEEKFAIVLNSMNLPPDKARLLRQYDNEKKWDLICDQERFQVKNPPHTYIQKLRGYLDPGVTRKKFRRRVQESTKVLRELEISLRTNHIGWVREFLNDENRGLDVLVEYLSFAQCAVMLDFEGLENGEDGFLDKAKSWSRSIEDLHHTTQPFCNTLVRSARQSVLRYGTVSNSKTIKNSRLVSQKDDVHVCIMCLRAIMNYQYGFNMVMSHAHAVNEIALSLNNKNSRTKALVLELLAAVCLVRGGHEIILSAFDNFKEVCKEKHRFERLMDYFRCEEGNIDYMVACMQFINIVVHSVEDMNFRVHLQFEFTKLGLDDYLEKCKHTESDKLSVQIQAYLDNVFDVGGLLEDAETKNAALEKVDELEEHLSHVTEKLLEVENETMMKVADLEKLLLQKDKDLQVIRETYESTNTQVTTLRRVIKEKDAAFQRHFNIERRLLELEQQGTIRLHKKPDGDISIEPLGVGGGGSGSLGIPLGKIGPLSLGPSDGLTEPGGPDSSLPPASEAPPPPPPPPPPPPPLPSASGQNVPAPPPPPPPAPPLPDASPSVFLSLGLSAIRIKKPIKTKFRLPVFNWTALKPNQINGTVFNEIDDERVLEELDLERFEELFKTRAQGPIVDLSCTKNKVAAKAVNKVTLLDANRSKNLAITLRKANKTTEEICKAIEKFDLKALPVDFVECLMRFLPTEAEVKVLRQYERERRPLDQLAEEDRFMLLFSKIERLTQRMNIITFVGNFADNISMLTPQLNAIIAASGSVKSAPKLKRMLEIILALGNYMNSSKRGCVYGFKLQSLDLLLDTKSTDRKMTLLHYIALIVKEKYPELANFYNELHFVDKAAAVSLENVLLDVRELGKGMDLIRRECSLHDHSVLKGFLQSSDAQLERLQKDAKTAEEAFNNVVNYFGESAKTTPPSVFFPVFVRFIKAYKDAVEDNEQRKKQEQAMREKLLAEEAKQHDPKVQAQKKRHQQQELIAELRKRQAKDHRPVYEGKDGTIEDIITDLRNQPFLRADALIRSGWKRP